Below is a genomic region from Medicago truncatula cultivar Jemalong A17 chromosome 3, MtrunA17r5.0-ANR, whole genome shotgun sequence.
ttaaattgaaCCGTTCATCTCTAAATTCATatgtttcattttgattttttgactCGATAAAAATAGCGAATAACATATCTGATGATGATTgatagtttatagtttatagtGATAAGataattaaagtgtttggtaaaattagtggtgctattaattaataaatataaaatgatattcttgattcataataaaatttatattaactaATAGCATTTTGGATATTTTgtaatttcttgtttttaaaaaattgataatttaagtatttatatattattaaattagttttttttggctaaaatattattttaaaattatttcatttcagtttttaaactttataaaaattaattgttaaattttattttaaatcaaaatacaaaataaaccacccataagataaaaaaaaagtgctaaaagaggaaaaacaaaaacaagatgcatatatatatatatatatatatcgaaagggacaattgtttttttaaaagaagatgcatacatacatatacatattgAAAGAGACCAGTTGTATATATGAGGGTCGTTCCTATGAAATAGGAGGCtcgactctctttttaaaatagactccctaaaataaaaatataattgttttgtgtAGTTAAGcttcattaaaaaatcagaatcataaaaacttttaaatatgaaacgaaataaaaaaaattaaatgaaagagAGGTGAAATTTACCTAAAGGTGTTGTTTGGATGTATCATTCCTCCGTTGTGGGAAAGGGGAAACAAATGGTTTATGCGCAAaagaaatgattgttgtgattcgttttaatgaaatagtttttcaaattgaccgattaagtgattatacaaattgggGATGATTTGGTAGCATCAGATCTATGTCTAAAAAGAAGAATTAGAgtctaaaaaaaactcaaacgtgtaccgaagaaaaaaaaagaagtaacatatattttttttgtttaaatggaGTGTTGTATTagacttaatttatttttttgagatcCATGGGTTTGGAGCCCGATTTGGTTGAGCTACTTGCGCACCCCAAGGTCGTGTCTGGTATGTATATACACCGAgaacaattttttagaaaaagaaaatgctaTAATTTAAGGGAAAAAATTGCTATAAAATATTTcgtaaattaattttgaagtgCCTTACCCCACTTGGTATTGTTGGCAGTACCctcattttgtttaaaattatatacgtaaataaattattattaagggtaaaaatgaaattaaaagtgAGAAGTTATAAGCTCAAACACTACATGAAATCAGTTATAAGTTTATGATGGAATGACATttatcaaacgagcttataatcTATTCACTATAAACTCGTTTTTTGGCCAAACCAAACggtccctataaatttttttttaaaaggattcGTCATATAGTTTTTAGATTTCGAATCCTAGACACCATCGAAAAAGAttgttggttttgattttttgaatatGCTTCTACCAATCAATTTAATAATCCATTTCTATTAATTTAACACGTCAAATCACAATTTTTTGACACGTCcatatttcagattatataatcagaaataatccaaaatttaaaatgtgaCGTTAATAACAATATTTGAATGGTTTGTGGTGTGTTTAATGTATTTTTGACATGTTTGTGTTATTTTAAACGTTCCTTTTAAGAGTAGTTTTGGCTATAAATAGTTTTGCATTAAATAGTTTTGTATTCTTCtctattttcattaaaaatccCTTCTTCATtctttattcactttttttttttattgttttcatttgagAGTAAATATGATGTCATGGTCACTACTAAACATTCTGACAATCTTTAAAATTGTTGTGCAGTTTTTGTGATGATAGTATGATGAACAACATAGACATTTGTTTTCTGAGTTTTTCTCGTTCagatttataatataaaattctactaaaaaggatttgaattatataatttgaatataTGAGCGAAATAAGAAGTTCGGAGAGTGCGCAAGAAAACTACCTACGTAGTTCACAAACACTTGTAAGATATTTGTTTTTGAGAGCATATAAGATATttgttattcatttttttagataaatgaACTTGTAAAGCTTTTGGAAACTCACATAAATGAAGAAGCTGAAATTCAAATTATGATTACTACGTCTATCTAACTAACGTATTTGTCAATTGTGTTAGGACTTGTGGACTAAAATATTTACTATTACTCGCAAGGTAATTAATAATTCACTTACAAATTGAATTACGTGGATAATTTGCATAAAGATGATCGATAAATTACCGACAATTCCCTTCGAAGGGAAACCTACAAaaaccctattttaaaactataTATGTTTTCTTCATCCTTTCCCCACAAACTCTAACCCAAAAACAAGATAACTTGAAAACCAAACTATTGGTTCAGAAAAGACCGAACCCAGCCCATTCAGCATCACCAACGGGCTGCGGTTGTGGCGACGACGCAACAGAAGACGACACCGTTGAAGGCCGCCGGAACGGTGATAAGGACTTAGTAGTAGACGAAGAAAACGACCACCTGCCAATTGTCTCCAGTTCCAATGTATAATCAGGTTCGACCACTTTCTTCACAACCTTCTTCCTGCTCCGTAAACGCTTCAGAAAAGGCGAGAAGAAACAACCTGACGAAGTCACGCACTCTGGTTGTGCAAGAAGAGGCCGTTCAAACCGCCATCGTTCAGACCCGACCTTAGGACTTGACCGGAAGGAGCGTGTACGGGGCTCCACCGGAGATAACTTGTAGGATCCGAGTTGTGGCGGAGGTTTGAGCTTGAATGAGGGAGATTCCGGgttttgatgatgatggtgaggAATGGGGAGTCCTGGTTTGATTTCCCATTTGAATGGAACTGATCCtggttttttgaaagaataatcttCCGCCACTACCattgttttgaatttgattgttGCAATATGTGAGTGGATGCATTTATTAACGTTGTATATGAGTTACAGTGCTTGCGAAATCAAAGGCATGGATTAGTGGGGACTCTTCAGTTTTATTGGCCCACACTCGTGGAACTTGATATGAGTTGAGTGGATgactttgtttctctttttgttttcttgtctTCACCAATGCTATATGCTTGCTTACTCGGCCACGCAAGCCACACACCATGTGACTAAACTTTCTATTTTATATCAATCTAATTTAGGTCTCAAGTATAACACACTTGTTAAGTATATTCCACTGTCAAATTCtccaaatattcatcttttaaaaaaaaataaaattagactatttgataaaaaaaattggatttaactaacaagtaatttttttttcgtttaaATGCTCTAATGGTCGTTTTTTAAGGAGTTAGCTTTGAGTTTCAAAcaatattattactattaagtTGTTCTCAAACTGTTAGGGGCGGACCTAGACTTTTGATATTAGTGTGGCTAAAATATCAAagaaactatatatattaacaaaacgAACTTGAGACACATTAAGCACAACGGTATGTGGCTAAGGTGTGTCTTTTTTACCAACCTGTCACAGGATCAATTCCCTGCAACCAGGAGCACGGGGAGTTGAACGCAAGATGAGCTGATAGTTAAAGTATTTTTTACCGTTGCGTCgggtaaaaataaatgaaaaaccTATAACATATATTGTATATAATTCATTATTTAAGTCTAGTAtatggagagagagaaaaaaagtaataatctaGTGTGGTTATAACCACACTCAACCATACGGTAGATCCACCCTTGCACATCGCATTATATTTGTGAAATGCATACATATTTCAATttaagaggttttttttttttttttaagaaactaaaatgaaattatattgataAACCTTCTATACTTACCTCTTACAAGGGCTGCTAGGgaagaacaaaaagaaaagtagTGTTACATGAGAACGTAAACCATTACgagaaattaaaatgatttagcCACCATATGTGATTGTCAGACGCAAGATTATTGTATTTCACTTTCAACCAATCAAAAGATTGCGCTTTTATGTTGTCGAGCAAGTGGTGgatattatcatttttattcttgAAGATTCTTGCATATCTTTCTTTCCATAGCACCCAAActgtagaaaaataaattaactgaATAGTGTCCCATTTGCAATTAGAGAAGCCTCCAAAGGAACCGAACTGAGCTAAGCGATCTGAAATACGAAGTAGAGTAACCATGACGAAGCTTAACCAATCAGAAACATTGATCCAGATTTGACGAAAAAAGTTGCAGTGAAGAAAGAGATGAGTCGCGTCATATAGATTACCACACTCTCCCACACAAGACTGATAAATAGCCGAAATTACCCCTCTCTTAAGTAAATTGTCTTTCGTTGGAAAGCGGTTGAGAAGAACACACCATAAAAAAATGGACTTTTAGAAGAACATCTTTATATCAAAATACACAGTTGTCATCTGCAATGATGTGCTAATTGGTGAAGAAAACTATAAGCATTGATAGTGCAATTCTTCGAAGAATGCAAATTCTTCGGCCACACGTCATTAGTATCATCCTTCAAGATAAGAAGAGTGTTAAAAACACTATCTTTTCAATATTCATTCTGACATTCATTCTTTtattaaataacattttaacGAATAAAAGAACGAGtgtgagaaaaaaaatccaacatttttcttgtttcaatgataaaaattatgCAAACTCTAATGCAGCCGCCAGCCacgtttaaatatttttgtaatttcatgaaagatttttttatttcaattctaTGGTATCTCAACAAAGTTActtcattctcaaaaaaaaaaaaaaaattacttcatcAAAATTTATATCTCGCTCAATTTGTCATCACGGGTTTTTTCCAATGGAttgaaaaataaagaacaaactCATTTTACTACAAAATTCTGCGGGATACCTCATTAGAGAATGGAGATACTCTAAGGtatacttaaaaaattaaatacatcaaTGGACACTTGTTTGTTTGCCTTCAAATTATAATATTCAAACTTCTTTTGAGAATTCAGTACATGGACGGACCTACTCTTTGAGCTAACATTTTTCTTGTGAAGCtttgaatgaaataattaacacAAGAGTCAAGACCTCTCCTACATCAGTGGACGTAATTTcgattatttcatttttttttttttgtctcaaatgATCCCAAAAGTCCCCATTCaatacaacaacaattcaaCGTTCAAGTTATGCATAATTTTCGCTCTAGCACCCTCAGATCAACGGTTGATagttaattgttaatattaattatctcatatttctttttatttttaaaatggatAAAATACCATACAAATAGGTTTGTAAATTGTAAGAAGAGACTATCTATCCATCCACTAATAGGGATTGAATCTAACGGGAGGGGTTAAACTCCACAACATGGAGAatcaatatttgaattttgattgataGAGGTGCCTATATTTAATGTCTGACGCACAGTCGGACTATGATTATCTTTGGTGGTGAACCTTTTGAAGGGGGAAAAATAGCTATGTATGTAATAGTGCATTCTCACATCAACAACAAGATGAAGCACGTGTAATCATTAAAATGGGAACCTAATGGTGTTTAGGATAGAAGGAAGGCGCTACTCTTTTGAAAGGGAAAAAAGAAGATCTTAATTGCTTGTTATGAGTAATGCTAGTGCTAGTTTACTATTTGAGGGTCAATGACTCACAACAGTCAAGCAAGAACAGCGTTAATCAAACAAATTGTTATGTTCATGTAGTAAAAGTGCTGGTACTTATCATTTTGACTAATTGTAGTTTCCTGGGCATAATAATATTCAGCGTGCTTATTAGTTCCTCAGTACTGACCCTACAAAACAATTTTCCCCGATGTGACACCAAACATGGACTAACTGCTACACATGCTTGGGTGCAAAAAACTTGTTTCATTGTATATTCAATTAACCCGCTCATTTTTACTCCTGAACTATGGACTCTATGCTAGTAGTAGAATACTTGCTTGGTACAGGAGCAATAACGGAGTGTTAAAAACTTCCATGGGTAAATTCTTCAAAAGTGAATTCTACACAAATAGTGAATTAACAACGGACTCCAacatctttccaaaaaaaaaacgggCTCCAACGTGCTGACTATCTATTAGTTAACCCTCTTAAGCAAATCCTTCTGGCATGTTACATAAAGCTTGTATTGTATTGCTGACCACATCAAGAAGCTGCAAGTATTCATCAGCACCATCAACTAGGCACTGCAATTCCACAAGCAACAAGTAAGAATTGTAACCAACTTAATTAAGCATATGCTTGCAGACAAACTTTCGACGCTCCTTCAGAGATAAACAAAAGAAGGAAACCCAATATAATAAAAACTAATCCTAATTCTTGAAAGTGACAAGTGATTTCAACCATATATAGGGCTATTTATgttgaaatttattttctttccaaacATTAGTCTCTTATAATCTCAAATCTGAACTATTCACACCTATATATTAAACTGAAGTACATTATCTCTGTCATTTGTAATTTCTCTAAATaggtttcaaattcaaattataacttttttttccaatcaataatttaatatttaacatgaattaattatgaatacATCTATATAACTATCTGTAACAAtttccttttatatattttagattttatgtGCAACTTAGAATAATTGAACAATGCTCGAGAATCTTGCTAGTTATGCAAAACCATATGCACAGACAAGTGAAGGAAAAGGTGTCGAGGTTAGTGAGTATATTAATTCCTAAAGAATCATAAGTAACCTTATCTGCTTCACCCAACTTCTTGGATATCCTTGCCTTCTGCTCATCTGATATGTCGTTTTCTTCAACAATAGCCTCAAACAACTGAAATAAAAAGACATCAGTTACATTGCAAAAGCCTTAATTTGGTAAGCACGATTATCAACAAAAGAAGTTCCAGATGAAACTGGCAAAACAAGACCTGAGTTAGCATCTGAGAGACAGGATACCCCTCTGCAATGAAATTGTTGACTTCCTTGTTTGCTAAATCAAAATTACCACTTCTGCATGCTTTAAGAAGTGCCTCAACAACCTCCGCTGGAACAATCTGGTTTCAAGATTTTAGAAAGTCAGGACAAGCAGGAAGGGAGAAAAGTGTGGTTTTGAAACACAACCAAATGCACTAAAAATCAGCTAAATGTGCAAGAATATGGTACTGAGCAAGAATAGAAAACACATAGGAAGCATAGGGTAATAGACAACATCCAACGTTTCATGAAATGGCAGGCTGCAATTTTGTGAACTTGTATATCAAAGCAGAACGCTATAATGAAAGGCAAAATAACTTTTAATCCATGTATTTAGTATCTAAAATAATCAGGAAAGAAATCATTTACAATAACGATAAGCCAAACACTAATAATAATTATGACAATCAGTAAGTCTGAGTGCAATGTGCATCATCGGACATGCAAACACCATACAGGAAAATGGacataaaataaacaacttcaaaatGCATATCATTGTTTTCTTTGATATAAAAACAGAACAAGCTACAGGAACTAGTCTGACAACCTACCCCAGACACAGAAATCAGATCCTTGGAAGAAATGGAAGATCCAAATAAGCGAGCAGCAGACTGAAATTGTTAATACTGAGTTAGTGAGAATAATAAATACAAATTCGATACATAGATGCAATGCTCAAAAGCTTGGTCATTATTATTGTTCAAGAATAAATTAATCAGTACAAACTTCGTGAAGGtaagtcaaataaaaaatatataaacaatcCCTTTATTATCACTAAGACTGCCTTGATTTGATTCTATAGTGGCAATATTTTTTCAACTATAGTGCATAAGAGAGTTCACTTATGCAAACAAATTAGTTATTAATGCAAGGTAAAAGCCAAATCTACATGGAATCAATTGgatatttcttttataatattttcgaAAGGAAGGAGCAGGTTGCAAATAAGTGCCCGTATTACAAATCTATTCTACCAAGTGTAACAGAAAAAGATGATTATTAAGGCAGAAACAGTAAGAGTCCCATATCGGCTGCGTGTGAACCAAGTCCCATTTTAAGCATAGGCAACCCTCTTATTAACCCAATATGAACTCTCCAATTCACCATCTTTCAATTGAACTTATTTTCAAGAAAGCAGAAAGCTCAAAATTTGAAAGCTTGCATTCCTGCAATTGAACTCTCCCATTTATAACATATGTGAACTCTCCACTGCATCAACTTTCCATTGGCTTTAATTATTGAACCAGGAtacgaaaacaaaaaaagaatgagAGCATACTGGCTACAATTAAACAATTGTCAACACcggaaaaatattttttagtagttttgcaatagagtagtgatatatgtacaactctttggtacaactttcatgacaactttggttttctctcttttgattggtcaaaaataatagagagagagagagagagagaaaaaggaagagagggaataagaagataatgtgagtctgagagagaaagttgtcaaaaagttgttagaaaatagttgtacaaatatcatttctctttgcaataaataatagtttttctaTTTCCTAATATGTAGCATTATCAACAAAATTCCTAGTTGCCTAGTTGGTAGTTAGTTTGGCAGAGTCGAGCAGAATAAGCATAGCCATTTAAGACATGCAGACGTACATTATTCAAAGTGAAATGGCTCAtttatacaaacaaaaaaaaaaatagaatagaaGGAAAATAAACACCGTGTAATAATATCATTAAAATAGAAGTAACACACTTTTTTAATAGGAAGTAACATAAGTTACATGTCTGAAGATATACTTTGTTGATAAGGAAATGTGCTCACCTGCAAGTATGTTATAGCCCGACGGAGATCTCCTTGAGAAATATTACTTAAAGTTGAAAGACCCTGCAGATGCAAAGATACTATAACATAAGCCGCTATGATGTCAACAATACCTCTACAGACAGgatcaaaaccattaaaaaatTGCACAGTGGCCATATAAGCTCTAAGGCTCCTACCTCAGCATCAAGGTAGATTCCTTCTTCTTTGCAGATGTATACTATTCGGCTGCTCATGATTTCTTCTGTCAGTGGCTTGAACCTGAATTTTGCACACCTTGAAGCAAGTGGTTCTATAATCCTACAAAAAACAACAATCTTGTATAAAACACGTGTGTCCCCTATCGTCAAAAGCACAGACAAGAACAGtaggaaaaaaaactatacaatGTATTGCTTTAGCTTTATAATTTTCCTTTGTATTGATCATGATATTTCATATTTGTGcatacattttaattttcttgctGATATGAGAAAAACAAAGTATGTAATAATCAAACTAGAATAAAAACTGTcctcgtgagcatagctcaattggcagggacatgcattgttatatgccggggctggggtttgaaccccggacaccccacttattcacctttaaaaaggtgaattctagccactaggctacttgaagaaagaaaaaaaactagaataaaaacttaatttatttaaacaatGATAAAGATGtatatcaattaaaatttgatctTAAACATATCAAAGCATTGGGCCAAAACCATGTACATCAAGGTGATTATGGTTTCATAGAAAATGCCATTGAGTCCTTAAAGATGTGAAATTGAAAATGccaaaggaaataaaaaatcagtAAATGGTTTCATAGAAAACTATGTACCTGCTAATGTAGTTGCATATAAAAAAGAACCTAGTAACTTTAGAATAAGTTTCCATCGTTCGCCTCAGTGCATTCTGTAACCAAATTGCAGGTGGTATGAAATCATTTCACTTTATTAATTGAACAAGCAAAGGTTGGAATGAAAAACAGTGAAAACATACCTGAGCATCTTCTGTCATTGAATCAGCCTCGTCGAGAACAATGATCTTATACGGTGGACACGGATAACCACTGAAATATCAGAAACCCAAAACATAAGTTACAAAAATCCTATaataaaatggagaaaaaaCAAAAGCTCAAAAATATATTGTATTCCACTTTCACATACTTCTTAGGCTTATTGGTACCCACAGCGACAGCAGCGAAATCTTTGATCTTAGTCCGAACAACATTAATACCACGATCATCACTAGCATTAAGTTCCAAAACCCTAGATTTATAGAGTTCAGGTCCGAAAAGCTGATGAGCGATAGCGAGGGCAGTAGTGGTTTTTCCAGTGCCGGGAGGACCATAGAAGAGCATGTGTGGGCACTGTGAGAGAAAATTGAAGCGAATAGGTTAAGAAGAAAagagggtttagggtttagaaaTGGTGAATTAAATTACTTACGCTTCCAGTTTCGAGAGTGTTGGTGAGTACTCGAACCACTTCTTCTTGGTGAGCTACGTCTTTCACTTGCTTTGGACGGCTGAAACATATTGGGGAGAAATTAGATTAGATATGCGAAGAACATAAATTAGAGAAACAGAAAAttggaattgaaattgaaatgaagaTGTAAAGTGGTTACTATTTCTCGACCCATGGTTGAGTGCTCTGAATGATTGGCGCCATATTAGTAATTTTCTCTTCACACACGATTCTCTGCTACTATACTAGTACTAGTTGCAGCCGGTGGTGGGGGGTATTTGTGTTGTGTGATACAGATTCTCTGCGGTCAAAGAAATCCTGAATTTACACAGTCAGGCAAATGTGAGCCGTGTGATTCATCTAATGGTTCAAATACAACATGTTACAATATTCCTCTCTTTGATaaattcacaaaacattttataCCTTATCTCTCTTAAACAAACGAAAAGCGCATCATGTTCCTCTTGAACAAGAACAAAGATACAATTTTATGGAAACAAGTTTGAAATAGATCTGATACAATTTAAGGCACAAACATTCTTATAGACTACGACAGTTACTTTAACTCGTCGGAAATTGGATTGATAAGCTTTAAATGGCAAACTTATCCCACTGAAACCTTGGTCTTGAATTTGGAACCCCAAATCCCATTGAGtacaattttctttcaatcgAAACACAACGCACAATTTAATTTCACAAAGAATATTCAGAGTTGAAAGCGGTGGGGTGGTCTTGGTGAAGCAGCGCCGGCGGAAGGGATGTGGTGGACGGTTCGTTTCTTCCGAGAGAAGATGTTTTGTTGTCTTGGTAATACACGTGGCGAAATGATATACGGTTGATTAATCTAACGGTTTATTATTTTCTGACTGCAGCTGCGACTGCGTGAAAGAGTCAACTGCAGTAAATCCTAATCCGTATTTGTATAGGGCACCACCATTTTCCCGCTCTCTTTGCCCTGCAACGCAGCGTTTCATACCACTGGAGAcgagtttgtttatttttttttatgttaataataAGGAAAACTAGATAGATAACCCGTGCACCGCACATGTCTGTTTAGCTTAAACATatcttcaaataataaaataatatttcaaattttaaagatCAAATGTGTTCACAAAATGAGCACtacaacataataataaaagtcTGAATTtcatctaccaaaaaaaaaaaaaaagtctgaatttcataaataactAATGGTCAATTAAGCAatataagataaataaaaatagaacaaCAAATATAGCTAAAGTTTGGTAACGACATATAGTAAacctttttaaattacaaattacaaaaaactttttcgagtaaatagtcaatttcccccctgaaattgtaagtttcatcaattactccttgaaattaacaaaacttcaattaccccctgaaatttcacaattttagttaatttaccccctccgtcaaatttttctgttagtgaacatgacgttttgtaaatacccccctgaagttttgcacttatgtgcaaaatgccccccaaacttaaaaatttatattatttttttcttaaaaacaaacaattaatagttaaatattaaagctaactattaattttggagtttggaaaaactacatacatatatacatcaaaatagggaaaaatgtgtatttttaaagtgacaataatggttatttctaatagacaaattattatttttagaggtttataaacaaattaataatcagatttaaatttatattttctccttcaccatcttagtcttttaactccttcaacaatttgctcaaaccatttaaactacacaacccccaatattaatccacaaatcattccattattgtcactttaaaaaatacatatttttccccattttggagtctattttgatgtatatatgcatgtagttttcccaaatttcaaaattaatagttagttttaatatttaactattaattgtttgtttttaagaaaaaaataatataaatttttcagggggtaattgatgaaacttacaatttcaggggggaaattgactattctTTTTCATAAACAACGTTAGATGTCATGTTAGTTTGTTCACCATCTTCGTCCGTGATCGAAATC
It encodes:
- the LOC11413311 gene encoding uncharacterized protein, translating into MVVAEDYSFKKPGSVPFKWEIKPGLPIPHHHHQNPESPSFKLKPPPQLGSYKLSPVEPRTRSFRSSPKVGSERWRFERPLLAQPECVTSSGCFFSPFLKRLRSRKKVVKKVVEPDYTLELETIGRWSFSSSTTKSLSPFRRPSTVSSSVASSPQPQPVGDAEWAGFGLF
- the LOC11414806 gene encoding replication factor C subunit 2 yields the protein MAPIIQSTQPWVEKYRPKQVKDVAHQEEVVRVLTNTLETGSCPHMLFYGPPGTGKTTTALAIAHQLFGPELYKSRVLELNASDDRGINVVRTKIKDFAAVAVGTNKPKNGYPCPPYKIIVLDEADSMTEDAQNALRRTMETYSKVTRFFFICNYISRIIEPLASRCAKFRFKPLTEEIMSSRIVYICKEEGIYLDAEGLSTLSNISQGDLRRAITYLQSAARLFGSSISSKDLISVSGIVPAEVVEALLKACRSGNFDLANKEVNNFIAEGYPVSQMLTQLFEAIVEENDISDEQKARISKKLGEADKCLVDGADEYLQLLDVVSNTIQALCNMPEGFA